The following are encoded in a window of Falco biarmicus isolate bFalBia1 chromosome 8, bFalBia1.pri, whole genome shotgun sequence genomic DNA:
- the DTX3L gene encoding E3 ubiquitin-protein ligase DTX3L produces the protein MAAALLVRLCPAPDASEKPLLKLQSYFQSGKRSGGGECEVQTGPEPGTYWVRFQQERDKRSVVSRTDHTLEIGARHLKIIIEQGEGDPSEGRVTEQPSPSGPVRSSCPPPQQEQQAARGHGGTAREVITKKIFLTVSATLNTSMFTEQQREKITIVCPNLKREGNPNIDGSEKLTGDFTDIEKAYRYFKDILAGNDPKHDFSHSESENYLKDENVLNTEEMNELTVLSALYEYFIHTCKQQIKVLRERFGVCIRSKDNDNGTTSVCLTSDKSPSSIQEANDFFIRTFQKSVEDLKQEKIPITNSDTLNETIMKLNARFSNLLAKGEGNQLLLRGPASVILLAKTFLAEEAKNSQAEKNMKISSELYKYRNGIEVDASLFKLLETKISKEIEGIKDKFDTVTEMRVSSYSQKMLIVFRPRNKTTDMSSHATESFINAFQNAFAMLREKHISLKLSEGQNRKLDTLFNGKRLEDLHVKLTKKEDKIILSGLPDNLYVAENLIVNLLNTEDSPQTKNRPPVSSDLSYQATGASGKKHNGRQKNNVSSEGQAKAKTENDKDMCPICMERIIDKEILKKCNHVFCKDCITQAMSYKQTCPICNTFYGPMKGDQPEGIMSTRTLLSSLPGYPRCGTIEIKYYMHGGIQTRNHPNPGKPYSATSRTAYLPDNKEGQEILQLLKRAFNQKLIFTVGQSHTTGAKDVITWNDIHHKTSMTGGPTNFGYPDPDYLQRVRSELKARGIE, from the exons ATGGCGGCGGCGCTGCTGGTGCGGCTCTGCCCCGCGCCCGACGCCAGCGAGAAGCCCCTGCTCAAGCTCCAGAGCTACTTCCAGTCAGGGAAGCGGTCGGGGGGCGGCGAGTGCGAGGTGCAGACGGGCCCCGAGCCCGGCACCTACTGGGTGCGCTTCCAGCAGGAGCGAG ATAAGAGGAGCGTGGTGTCGCGCACAGATCACACCTTGGAGATCGGAGCCAGGCACCTGAAGATAATCATcgagcagggagaaggggacCCGAGCGAGGGCCGGGTGACAGAGCAGCCTTCCCCCAGCGGCCCCGTCCGTTCCAGCTGTCCCCCAcctcagcaggagcagcaggcgGCCAGAGGCCATGGGGGCACAGCAAGAGAAGTCATCACCAAAAAG ATATTTCTTACAGTATCTGCAACTTTGAATACCAGTATGTTCACTGAacagcagagggagaaaatTACCATTGTATGTccaaatttaaaaagagaaggaaatccTAATATTGATGGCTCTGAGAAATTGACGGGAGATTTTACAGATATTGAAAAAGCTTATCGCTACTTCAAGGATATCCTTGCAGGCAATGACccaaaacatgatttttcacattctgaaagtgaaaattatttgaaagatgaaaatgtTCTGAATACTGAAGAAATGAATGAGCTTACAGTTCTGTCAGCTCTCTATGAATATTTCATTCACACCTGCAAACAACAAATCAAAGTACTACGTGAACGTTTTGGAGTGTGTATAAGAAGTAAAGATAATGACAATGGAACCACATCAGTATGTCTCACTTCTGATAAAAGCCCTTCATCAATACAAGaagctaatgatttttttatcagaacttttcagaaaagtgtAGAAGatctgaaacaggaaaaaattccTATAACAAACAGTGACACATTAAATGAGacaataatgaaattaaatgctaGGTTTAGTAATCTTCTTGCCAAAGGGGAAGGGAATCAGCTGCTACTCCGTGGTCCAGCGAGTGTGATTTTACTTGCCAAAACGTTTCTAGCAGAAGAAGCTAAGAACAGCCAAGCtgaaaagaatatgaaaatatcATCTGAACTATACAAGTACAGGAATGGAATTGAAGTTGATGCTTCTCTGTTTAAACTGTTGGAAACAAAGATAAGCAAAGAAATTGAAGGCATTAAAGACAAATTTGATACAGTAACAGAAATGAGAGTCAGTTCATATAGCCAGAAGATGCTCATAGTATTTAGGCCTAGGAACAAAACTACTGATATGTCTTCACATGCTACTGAAAGTTTCATCAATGCATTTCAGAATGCCTTTGCAATGTTAAGAGAAAAACACATCAGCTTGAAACTTTCAGAAGGTCAGAATAGAAAATTAGATACGCTGTTTAATGGAAAACGATTGGAAGATCTGCATGTAAAACTTACaaagaaggaagacaaaatCATCTTAAGTGGTTTACCAGACAATCTTTATGTTGCTGAAAATCTTATTGTAAACCTTCTTAACACTGAAGACTCACCACAAACTAAAAATAGACCACCAGTGTCCTCTGATCTCAGCTATCAAGCTACAGGAGCATCTGGGAAGAAACACAATGGCAGGCAAAAGAATAATGTTTCTTCTGAAGGACAGGCTAAGGCAAAGACAGAAAACGACAAAGATATGTGTCCAATTTGCATGGAGAGAATTATTgataaagaaatactgaaaaagtgCAATCACGTATTTTGCAAAGATTGCATCACCCAGGCCATGTCTTACAAGCAAACTTGTCCTATTTGTAACACCTTCTATGGACCCATGAAAGGAGACCAACCAGAGGGAATAATGTCAACTAGAACACTGCTGTCATCTCTCCCTGGTTATCCCAGATGTGGTACTATAGAGATTAAATATTACATGCACGGTGGTATTCAAACT AGGAATCATCCAAACCCAGGGAAACCTTACAGTGCAACTTCTCGAACAGCATATTTACCTGACAATAAGGAAGGGCAAGAAATTCTGCAGCTCCTCAAAAGAGCCTTTAACCAAAAATTGATTTTCACAGTGGGTCAGTCTCATACTACTGGCGCAAAAGATGTTATCACATGGAATGATATTCACCACAAAACTTCCATGACTGGAGGACCTACCAA TTTTGGTTACCCTGATCCTGATTACCTGCAGCGAGTTCGATCAGAACTGAAAGCAAGAGGAATTGAATAA